In one window of uncultured Campylobacter sp. DNA:
- a CDS encoding multidrug efflux RND transporter permease subunit, whose translation MFSKFFINRPVFACVVSIIIVIAGVLALKNSSVEEYPQLTPPQIVVSATYSGADAQTIADVVAAPLENAINGVENMIYMESSASSSGDVRINVYFQIGTNPADAKVNVNNRVTPALTLLPDEVRRYGVTVTERSSTMLEVLAFYDPSEQMDVVEMQNYVAINVVDELKRVPGVGEAQALGTKDYAMRIWVKPELLKKFNVTTAEIIAAISEQNSQYAAGKMGEQPMNLGNPYVYAIKPEGRLKTVEEFENIIIRAQKDGNFLRVKDVADVKLGGASYNISAKFNGKEMVPVLIFMQSGANALAVVEAVNKRIDELKPNFPGELTYDVAYDTTSFVKVSIEEVIHTFIEALILVIVVMYMFLGNLRATIIPTLAAPVSICGAFIGIYAFGFSINLITLFALILAIGIVVDDAIIVIENVERILHEEPDLSVKEATTKAMGEIVAPVISIVLVLSAVFVPVAFMEGFTGVMQRQFALTLVASVCFSGFVALTLTPALCALILQKKESEPFFFVRWFNNLFNVSTKIYAAGVGMVLRHVLISLIFVGIIIYAMVKLLVLTPSGLVPNEDKGSIMAMTTLPSASTLPRTEADQDFIASIAKKHTNVKDITQITGYDMLAGALRENAGAFFMKLKDWKDRPGDENSNFAIAAALNRELYGADRNSMTYVVTPPPIMGLSLTGGFELYAQSTTGKSYDEIRADMDRVTAKANQHPALKLVRTTLDTDFPQYKLYLDKEKIKMLGVKIADIFTVLNSTVGQYYINDFNLLGRTFKVYIRATQDYRDDPNDLKSLYVRSGSGDLIALNSLVRLERSLGPDSVNRFNAFPAALIMGEPNTGYTSGQAIAAIQEVIKEEFPSGYSIGWAGSAYQEVSETGKGAQAFVFGMIFVFLILAAQYERWLMPLAVLTAVPFSVFGALVFTHFRGLNNDIYFQIGLLLLIGLAAKNAILIVEFAMNEHLNNHRPIAEAAVEAAKMRFRPIVMTSLAFGLGVLPMVIATGAGAASRHALGTGVVGGMLAASTIAIFFVPLFFYLLESFNAWLDRRGKKVQTNEVNDENK comes from the coding sequence ATGTTTTCTAAATTTTTCATCAACCGCCCCGTTTTTGCCTGCGTCGTTTCGATCATCATCGTAATCGCGGGCGTTTTGGCTCTTAAAAATTCTTCCGTCGAGGAGTATCCACAACTCACGCCGCCGCAAATCGTAGTTAGCGCTACATATAGCGGCGCGGATGCGCAAACGATTGCCGACGTCGTCGCGGCTCCTCTTGAAAACGCAATCAATGGCGTTGAAAATATGATCTACATGGAAAGCTCAGCAAGCTCCTCCGGTGACGTTCGTATCAACGTATATTTTCAAATCGGCACAAATCCAGCAGATGCGAAAGTCAATGTAAACAACCGCGTAACGCCCGCGCTTACGCTACTTCCCGACGAAGTGCGCCGCTATGGCGTAACCGTCACTGAGCGCAGCAGCACGATGCTGGAAGTGCTCGCGTTTTACGATCCTAGCGAGCAAATGGACGTCGTAGAGATGCAAAACTACGTAGCTATCAACGTCGTAGATGAGCTAAAGCGCGTGCCGGGCGTCGGCGAGGCTCAGGCACTGGGTACGAAAGACTATGCGATGAGGATCTGGGTTAAGCCTGAGCTGCTTAAGAAATTTAACGTTACGACCGCCGAGATAATCGCCGCAATAAGCGAGCAAAATAGCCAATACGCCGCGGGTAAGATGGGCGAGCAGCCGATGAACTTAGGCAATCCCTACGTCTATGCAATCAAGCCTGAGGGTCGTTTAAAAACCGTCGAAGAGTTTGAAAATATAATCATACGCGCGCAAAAAGATGGGAATTTCTTGCGCGTAAAAGATGTCGCCGATGTCAAACTCGGCGGCGCAAGCTACAATATCTCGGCGAAATTTAACGGTAAAGAGATGGTGCCTGTGCTTATCTTTATGCAAAGCGGCGCCAACGCCCTAGCCGTAGTTGAAGCGGTAAATAAGCGCATAGACGAGCTTAAACCAAATTTCCCAGGCGAGCTGACCTACGACGTCGCCTACGATACGACTAGCTTCGTAAAAGTATCGATCGAAGAGGTCATTCATACTTTTATTGAAGCGTTAATCCTCGTCATCGTAGTTATGTATATGTTCTTAGGCAATCTTAGAGCGACGATCATTCCGACGCTTGCCGCTCCGGTGTCGATCTGCGGCGCGTTTATCGGAATTTACGCCTTCGGATTTTCTATAAATTTAATCACTCTTTTTGCGCTTATTTTAGCTATCGGCATCGTCGTGGACGACGCCATTATCGTGATCGAAAACGTAGAGAGAATTTTACACGAAGAGCCGGATCTTAGCGTCAAAGAGGCCACCACGAAGGCGATGGGCGAGATCGTAGCGCCCGTCATCTCCATCGTGCTCGTGCTTTCGGCGGTTTTTGTGCCGGTTGCGTTTATGGAGGGCTTTACCGGGGTTATGCAGAGACAATTTGCATTAACGCTCGTAGCCTCGGTATGTTTTTCAGGCTTCGTAGCCCTTACGCTAACGCCCGCACTTTGCGCTCTAATTTTGCAAAAAAAGGAATCTGAGCCGTTTTTCTTCGTAAGATGGTTTAATAATCTTTTTAACGTCTCGACTAAAATTTACGCCGCAGGCGTCGGCATGGTTCTTCGCCACGTACTAATCAGCCTCATTTTTGTAGGCATCATCATCTATGCGATGGTGAAGCTTCTTGTGCTCACTCCTAGCGGCCTGGTGCCTAACGAGGACAAAGGCTCGATTATGGCGATGACTACGCTTCCGTCTGCATCTACGCTGCCCAGGACGGAAGCCGATCAGGATTTCATCGCAAGTATCGCTAAAAAGCACACAAACGTAAAAGATATAACCCAAATCACGGGATACGATATGCTAGCCGGAGCGCTTAGAGAAAATGCGGGAGCTTTTTTTATGAAGCTAAAAGACTGGAAAGATCGCCCCGGCGATGAAAATTCCAACTTCGCCATAGCCGCCGCGCTAAACCGCGAACTCTACGGCGCGGATCGCAACTCGATGACCTACGTCGTCACGCCGCCGCCTATTATGGGTCTTTCGCTTACGGGCGGATTTGAGCTCTACGCGCAAAGCACGACGGGCAAGAGCTATGATGAAATTCGCGCCGATATGGATCGCGTAACCGCCAAAGCCAATCAACATCCCGCTTTAAAACTCGTGCGAACGACGCTGGATACCGATTTCCCGCAGTATAAGCTCTATCTCGATAAAGAGAAAATAAAGATGCTAGGCGTTAAGATAGCTGACATTTTCACCGTGCTAAATTCCACCGTCGGGCAGTATTACATCAACGACTTTAACCTCTTGGGCCGCACGTTTAAGGTCTATATCCGCGCTACGCAAGACTACAGAGACGATCCTAACGATCTAAAATCGCTCTACGTCCGCAGCGGCAGCGGCGATCTGATCGCGTTAAATTCTTTAGTGAGGCTTGAGCGCTCTTTGGGCCCGGATTCCGTTAATAGATTTAACGCCTTCCCTGCCGCGCTAATTATGGGCGAGCCAAATACGGGCTACACCTCGGGTCAGGCGATCGCCGCGATCCAAGAGGTCATAAAAGAGGAATTTCCTAGCGGATACTCGATCGGCTGGGCGGGCTCTGCGTATCAAGAGGTCAGCGAGACGGGCAAGGGCGCGCAGGCATTCGTATTTGGAATGATCTTCGTGTTTCTGATCCTAGCGGCTCAATACGAAAGGTGGCTCATGCCGCTTGCCGTACTTACCGCCGTGCCGTTTTCGGTATTCGGCGCGCTCGTATTTACACATTTCCGCGGGCTAAATAACGACATATATTTTCAGATCGGACTTTTGCTTCTAATCGGTCTGGCGGCGAAAAATGCGATTTTGATCGTGGAATTTGCGATGAATGAGCACCTAAACAACCACCGCCCTATCGCTGAAGCCGCCGTAGAGGCCGCCAAGATGAGGTTCCGCCCTATCGTGATGACGAGCCTTGCGTTCGGCCTCGGCGTGCTTCCGATGGTTATCGCTACCGGCGCGGGCGCTGCTAGCCGCCACGCGCTAGGAACCGGCGTCGTAGGCGGCATGCTCGCGGCATCTACGATCGCGATCTTTTTCGTGCCGCTGTTTTTCTACCTGCTCGAAAGCTTCAACGCTTGGCTTGATAGACGCGGCAAAAAAGTCCAAACTAACGAGGTGAACGATGAAAATAAATAA
- a CDS encoding efflux transporter outer membrane subunit, producing the protein MKINNALLSALTLGILLCGCNFKPVTPQKQTGFKADYASTNVSTQWWKSFNDPQLNALIQSALEQNSDLQTALNNVEYARVNLGLNKLEYLPNVNLSGSAVRQNNFGNRPDRNSHGAYQIGAVLSYEIDLWGRVRNSVDSARSRFNATKYDYETAKNTITSTVATTYFTLLALKQQEKILKDSLKSYQDTQNYRKKQLDAGAVSEIVFYQAKAAVQSAEASLISVQNQLSAAQTSLNILTGKSYDEILRGAPQTAAKMPSAPQIPSGIPSDVILHRPDVASSLENLRASNFLVGVAKAGYFPTFSLTGSAGYASGEFDRLFTANASTWSIGGSLVGPLLDFGRQKRRVELANLEQNASFIAYDKALKTAFGDVRDALIGVQNAKLRQASLADLVASQSKIYSNASSRYQAGYSDHLEFLDSQRNLLSAQLNKTQADLDVLSATVNAYKALGGGFSIEDSEIKALIGAEQDVQPDMSAFPKDRIFN; encoded by the coding sequence ATGAAAATAAATAACGCTCTTTTAAGCGCCTTGACGCTTGGAATTTTACTCTGCGGTTGCAACTTCAAGCCCGTCACGCCGCAAAAGCAAACCGGCTTTAAGGCGGATTACGCGAGCACGAACGTTAGCACGCAGTGGTGGAAAAGCTTTAACGATCCGCAGCTAAACGCCCTGATCCAAAGCGCGCTGGAGCAGAATTCCGACTTGCAAACCGCGCTGAATAACGTCGAGTATGCGCGCGTAAATTTAGGGTTAAACAAGCTTGAATACCTGCCGAATGTAAATTTAAGCGGCAGCGCGGTGCGCCAAAATAATTTCGGCAACCGGCCCGATCGCAACTCCCACGGCGCGTATCAGATCGGCGCCGTGCTAAGCTACGAGATCGATCTTTGGGGGCGCGTGCGCAACAGCGTAGATTCGGCGCGATCGCGATTTAATGCGACGAAATACGACTACGAAACCGCCAAAAACACGATCACCAGCACGGTTGCGACGACCTATTTTACGCTACTAGCGTTAAAGCAGCAGGAGAAAATTTTAAAAGATAGCCTAAAAAGCTATCAAGATACGCAAAACTACCGCAAAAAGCAGCTCGATGCGGGCGCGGTTAGCGAGATCGTATTTTATCAAGCCAAGGCTGCGGTTCAAAGCGCCGAGGCAAGCCTCATAAGCGTGCAAAATCAGCTCTCCGCAGCTCAAACTTCGCTAAATATCCTAACGGGCAAGAGCTATGATGAAATTTTACGCGGCGCGCCGCAGACCGCCGCGAAAATGCCTAGCGCACCGCAGATCCCAAGCGGAATCCCTAGCGACGTGATCCTGCACCGCCCCGACGTCGCAAGCTCGCTCGAAAATCTACGCGCAAGCAACTTCTTAGTGGGCGTCGCCAAGGCAGGCTACTTCCCTACTTTCTCGCTTACGGGCTCGGCGGGATACGCAAGCGGAGAATTTGACAGGCTGTTTACCGCAAACGCGAGCACGTGGAGTATCGGCGGCTCGCTCGTAGGGCCGTTGCTTGACTTCGGCCGCCAGAAAAGGCGCGTAGAGCTTGCAAATTTAGAGCAAAACGCGAGTTTCATCGCATACGACAAAGCTCTTAAAACAGCTTTCGGCGACGTTCGCGACGCGCTTATAGGCGTGCAAAACGCCAAGCTAAGACAGGCAAGCCTCGCCGATCTCGTCGCTTCGCAGAGCAAAATTTATTCAAATGCCTCGAGCAGGTATCAGGCGGGCTACAGCGATCATCTGGAGTTTTTGGATTCGCAGCGAAACCTACTTAGCGCGCAGCTAAATAAGACACAGGCCGATCTTGACGTGCTAAGCGCGACGGTAAACGCCTACAAGGCGCTCGGCGGCGGCTTTAGCATAGAAGATAGCGAAATAAAGGCGCTTATCGGCGCAGAGCAGGACGTGCAGCCCGATATGTCCGCCTTCCCGAAGGATAGAATTTTTAATTAG